In bacterium, a single genomic region encodes these proteins:
- a CDS encoding nitrous oxide reductase accessory protein NosL, whose translation MKTYWWLISLIIIGCNRQPEGIQYGHDACAHCRMIIADEKFGSELITQKGKIYKFDSIECLAAYLGQIPDNEIHSMWITDFKNPGKWIRTDEAQFLQSTNIPSPMGMFLSGYADVNDARSMQTQFDGDVLDWQQVKVRVESHHTNK comes from the coding sequence ATGAAAACGTATTGGTGGCTCATTAGTTTGATCATCATCGGATGCAACCGGCAGCCTGAAGGAATTCAATATGGACACGATGCCTGTGCTCATTGCCGCATGATCATTGCCGATGAAAAATTCGGATCAGAATTGATTACTCAAAAAGGAAAAATTTATAAATTTGATTCTATAGAATGTCTTGCCGCGTACTTAGGACAAATTCCAGATAATGAAATTCATTCAATGTGGATTACCGATTTTAAAAACCCTGGAAAATGGATACGTACCGATGAGGCTCAATTCCTGCAAAGTACGAATATTCCAAGCCCGATGGGAATGTTTCTTTCAGGTTATGCTGATGTCAATGATGCACGTTCGATGCAAACACAGTTTGACGGCGATGTTCTGGATTGGCAACAAGTCAAGGTGCGTGTGGAATCGCATCACACGAACAAATAA